In Streptomyces sp. SN-593, a single genomic region encodes these proteins:
- a CDS encoding response regulator transcription factor — protein MPSTSSATTRSTHAASPTHTAHTTAAPAPAGDLARPDGSPVRVLVVDDEAPLADLLSMALRYEGWQVCTEGDGAGALRSARENRPDAVVLDVMLPDMDGLEVLARLRRQTPDVPVLFLTAKDAVEDRIAGLTAGGDDYVTKPFSLEEVVARLRGLLRRSGAAAVRNESVLAVGDLVLNEDSHEVSRGGDNIHLTATEFELLRYLMRNPRRVLSKAQILDRVWSYDFGGQANVVELYISYLRRKIDAGRSPMIHTRRGAGYLIKPGEPV, from the coding sequence ATGCCTTCCACCTCTTCGGCGACCACCCGGTCCACCCACGCCGCCTCCCCGACCCACACCGCCCACACCACTGCCGCCCCGGCCCCCGCCGGCGACCTCGCCCGCCCCGACGGCTCCCCGGTCCGCGTCCTCGTCGTGGACGACGAGGCCCCGCTCGCCGACCTGCTCTCCATGGCCCTGCGCTACGAGGGCTGGCAGGTGTGCACCGAGGGCGACGGAGCCGGCGCGCTGCGTTCGGCCCGCGAGAACCGCCCCGACGCGGTGGTGCTCGACGTGATGCTTCCCGACATGGACGGCCTGGAGGTGCTCGCCCGGCTGCGCCGCCAGACCCCCGACGTGCCGGTGCTCTTCCTCACCGCGAAGGACGCGGTCGAGGACCGGATCGCCGGGCTCACCGCCGGTGGCGACGACTACGTGACCAAGCCGTTCAGCCTGGAGGAGGTCGTCGCCCGCCTGCGCGGGCTGCTGCGCCGTTCCGGCGCCGCCGCCGTACGCAACGAGTCCGTGCTCGCCGTCGGCGACCTCGTCCTGAACGAGGACAGCCACGAGGTCAGCCGGGGCGGCGACAACATCCACCTCACCGCGACCGAGTTCGAGCTGCTGCGCTACCTCATGCGCAACCCGCGCCGGGTGCTGAGCAAGGCCCAGATCCTGGACCGGGTCTGGTCGTACGACTTCGGGGGCCAGGCCAACGTGGTCGAGCTGTACATCTCCTACCTGCGCCGCAAGATCGACGCCGGACGCTCGCCGATGATCCACACCCGGCGCGGCGCCGGCTACCTGATCAAGCCCGGCGAACCGGTGTGA